A region from the Candidatus Cloacimonadota bacterium genome encodes:
- the dapA gene encoding 4-hydroxy-tetrahydrodipicolinate synthase, which yields MLQGSYVALVTPFKHGGIDYSALEALLEFHLAEGTHGILLLGTTAETAALASDEKEALLLFALQKINKRVPVMIGTGTNNFNQTLAATKRARELGADHALVITPYYIKPTQNGLHEYFKALAAKVDIPMVVYNVPGRTGVNLAAATMVKLARECPNIVAVKEASGNIPQATEIIRDAPEGFALMSGEDALNLPLMAVGAKGCISVTANVAPKLMSEHISSCLAGDYASAAKQHRHLQKLNGVMFIETNPIPAKEALHLMGLIELEFRLPICPLQDANREILRGVLKEYNLI from the coding sequence GTTCCACCTCGCCGAGGGCACCCACGGGATCCTACTTTTGGGCACCACCGCGGAAACCGCCGCGCTGGCCTCCGACGAGAAGGAAGCGCTGCTGCTTTTTGCCCTGCAGAAGATCAACAAGCGCGTTCCGGTGATGATCGGCACGGGCACCAACAATTTCAACCAGACCCTGGCGGCCACCAAGCGGGCCAGGGAACTGGGGGCGGACCATGCCCTGGTGATCACGCCCTATTACATCAAGCCCACGCAAAACGGCCTGCATGAATATTTCAAGGCCCTGGCCGCCAAAGTGGACATCCCGATGGTGGTTTACAACGTTCCCGGCCGCACGGGGGTGAACCTGGCGGCGGCGACGATGGTGAAACTGGCACGGGAGTGCCCAAACATCGTGGCGGTGAAGGAAGCGAGCGGAAACATCCCCCAAGCGACGGAGATCATCCGCGACGCTCCGGAGGGCTTTGCCCTGATGAGCGGCGAAGACGCGCTCAATCTGCCGCTGATGGCCGTGGGCGCGAAGGGTTGCATATCCGTTACGGCGAATGTGGCGCCCAAACTGATGAGCGAACACATCAGCAGCTGCCTGGCCGGAGACTACGCCAGCGCCGCCAAACAGCACCGGCATCTGCAGAAGCTGAACGGCGTGATGTTCATCGAGACCAACCCCATCCCGGCCAAAGAGGCATTGCACCTGATGGGCCTGATCGAGCTGGAATTCCGGCTGCCGATCTGTCCGCTGCAGGACGCCAACCGCGAGATACTCCGCGGCGTTTTGAAAGAATACAATTTAATCTGA